From a single Arachis hypogaea cultivar Tifrunner chromosome 3, arahy.Tifrunner.gnm2.J5K5, whole genome shotgun sequence genomic region:
- the LOC112790305 gene encoding uncharacterized protein has product MAMGPERSKALHNFSMPCLKWGHQRFLRCVKVPSTDDHHRRSSHPDPPFLASTKRKATATGDIDNIDAVRQKLMVDLKDAADKLKVSIFEEGTVANTTINNNHARPWNLRTRRAVCKSPPPTHREDQKHKNLDSIPEAMVVGVGIETPKKITEEKPKFSVSLSKAEIEQDFLVLLGTRPPRRPKKRPRIVQRQLDTLFPGLWLSEVSAESYKVPDVPE; this is encoded by the exons ATGGCTATGGGGCCAGAAAGATCCAAGGCACTGCACAACTTCTCCATGCCCTGCTTGAAATGGGGACACCAGAGATTCCTCCGCTGCGTCAAAGTCCCCTCCACCGACGACCACCATCGCCGATCATCCCATCCCGACCCGCCGTTTCTCGCTTCCACCAAGCGCAAAGCCACAGCCACCGGCGACATCGACAACATCGATGCCGTCCGCCAGAAGCTCATGGTGGATCTCAAAGACGCCGCCGATAAGCTCAAAGTTTCAATCTTTGAGGAAGGTACCGTCGCCAACACCACCATCAACAACAACCACGCAAGGCCATGGAATCTCAGGACAAGAAGAGCTGTGTGCAAGTCGCCGCCGCCGACGCACCGTGAAGATCAAAAACACAAGAATCTTGATTCTATCCCTGAAgctatggtggttggtgtgggcATAGAGACCCCCAAAAAGATAACGGAAGAAAAGCCCAAGTTTTCTGTTTCATTGTCCAAGGCAGAGATTGAACAGGATTTCTTGGTTTTGCTTGGGACCAGGCCTCCACGGAGGCCCAAGAAGAGGCCTAGAATTGTGCAGAGGCAACTTGAT ACCCTTTTTCCTGGATTGTGGCTCAGTGAGGTCAGTGCAGAATCTTACAAAGTCCCTGATGTCCCTGAATGA
- the LOC112790306 gene encoding zinc finger protein BRUTUS isoform X2, whose translation MAKEEEQVFPLLIEKFSLEEQASLVWQFLCSIPVNMMTEFLPWLSRSISPDERLDLQNCLIKIVPEEKLLQKVIFKWMEGRSSVNTVDSCVKHSQVQSSSSPSTGKRKYSGSTLDDSDAIGSHPIDEILLWHNAIRKELSELAVETRKIQCSGDFTNLSSFNQRLQFIAEVCIFHSIAEDKVIFPAVDGELSFFQEHAEEESQFNDFRCLIEGIQSEGATSNSEVEFFSKLCSHADHIMETIERHFHNEEVQVLPLARKHFSFKRQCELLYQSLCMMPLKLIERVLPWLVGSLTAEETKMFLRNMQLAAPEMDSAIVTLFSGWACKARIEGLCLSSGASGCCPVQRLSDIEENIAWPSCACASASSVRDCLVLDKSDGNRKSFKRNLLESHNHGDITENPETENVQKQCFATRSCVPGLGVNSNNLGLSSISTAKSLRSLSFNSSAPSLNSSLFVWETESSSSDVGSAQRPIDTIFSFHKAIRKDLEYLDVESGKLSNGDEIVLRQFSGRFRLLWGLYRAHSNAEDDIVFPALESKEALHNVSHSYMLDHKQEEQLFEDISCVLSELSMLHEALQMNHMPENLSESNFRTSDSKGSENIKKYNELATKLQGMCKSIRVTLDHHLFREECELWPLFGKHFTVEEQDKIVGRIIGTTGAEVLQSMLPWVTSALTQDEQNKMMDTWKQATKNTMFNEWLTECWKDSPAPITQIETSDHNTSRRGAEYQESLDHNDQMFKPGWKDIFRMNQNELESEIRKVYRDSTLDPRRKAYLVQNLMTSRWIAAQQKSLKAITEVASNGEQIEGQSPSFRNPDKHVYGCEHYKRNCKLRAACCGKLVTCRFCHDNVSDHSMDRKATSEMMCMRCLNIQPIGPKCMTPSCNELSMAKYYCNICKFFDDERNVYHCPFCNICRVGRGLGIDYFHCMKCNCCLGIRSQSHKCLEKGLEMNCPICCDDLFTSSAPVRALPCGHYMHSACFQAYTCSHYTCPICSKSLGDMAVYFGMLDALLATEDLPEEYKDRCQDILCHDCDKKGTSRFHWLYHKCGFCGSYNTRVIKGEESNSSCSYS comes from the exons ATGGCAAAGGAAGAGGAGCAG GTATTTCCTTTGCTTATTGAGAAGTTCTCTCTCGAGGAGCAGGCATCTTTAGTTTGGCAGTTTCTTTGCAGTATTCCCGTGAACATGATGACAGAATTTCTTCCATGGCTTTCAAGATCCATATCACCTGATGAACGACTGGATTTGCAGAATTGCTTAATCAAGATAGTTCCAGAGGAAAAGCTTCTTCAAAAG GTTATTTTCAAGTGGATGGAAGGGAGAAGCAGTGTTAACACAGTTGACAGTTGTGTAAAACATTCTCAAGTTCAATCTAGTAGTAGCCCATCAACTGGAAAAAGGAAATATTCTGGATCTACCCTGGATGACTCTGATGCCATTGGATCACATCCTATAGATGAAATATTGCTCTGGCATAATGCAATTAGAAAAGAGCTAAGTGAGTTAGCAGTGGAGACCAGAAAGATACAATGTTCAGGGGATTTTACAAATCTATCCTCTTTTAATCAAAGATTGCAGTTCATTGCTGAAGTTTGTATATTTCATAG TATTGCTGAGGACAAAGTTATTTTTCCAGCAGTAGATGGAGAATTGTCATTTTTTCAGGAGCATGCTGAAGAAGAAAGCCAGTTTAATGACTTCCGGTGTTTGATTGAAGGTATTCAAAGTGAAGGAGCAACATCTAATTCAGAAGTTGAATTCTTTTCAAAGTTATGCTCACATGCTGATCATATAATGGAAACCATAGAGAGACATTTCCATAATGAAGAAGTTCAG GTCCTTCCACTTGCAAGAAAGCACTTTAGCTTTAAAAGGCAATGCGAACTTCTGTATCAAAGCTTGTGCATGATGCCTCTGAAATTGATTGAGCGCGTTCTTCCATGGTTGGTAGGATCATTAACTGCAGAAGAAACAAAGATGTTTCTGAGAAACATGCAGTTGGCAG CTCCAGAAATGGATTCTGCTATAGTTACACTCTTCTCTGGGTGGGCTTGCAAGGCTCGTATTGAAGGTCTATGTTTGTCTTCCGGTGCGTCAGGTTGCTGTCCTGTTCAAAGACTTTCTGATATTGAAGAAAACATTGCTTGGCCATCCTGCGCTTGTGCTTCCGCATCATCTGTAAGAGATTGTTTAGTATTAGACAAATCAGATGGGAACAGAAAGTCATTCAAGCGAAACCTATTAGAGTCCCACAACCATGGAGATATCACTGAAAATCCAGAGACTGAAAATGTCCAAAAACAATGTTTTGCTACTCGGTCTTGTGTGCCAGGTTTAGGAGTAAACAGTAACAATTTGGGGTTGAGTTCTATTTCTACAGCCAAGTCCTTGCGGTCCTTGTCTTTCAACTCTTCTGCCCCATCTCTTAATTCCAGTCTTTTTGTATGGGAAACAGAAAGCAGCTCATCTGATGTTGGATCTGCACAAAGACCAATTGATACCATATTTAGTTTCCACAAAGCTATACGAAAAGACTTGGAGTATCTAGATGTTGAATCTGGAAAGCTGAGTAATGGTGATGAGATAGTTCTTCGGCAATTTAGTGGAAGATTTCGTCTTTTATGGGGCTTATATAGAGCTCATAGTAATGCAGAAGATGATATAGTATTTCCAGCATTGGAGTCAAAAGAGGCACTTCATAATGTGAGTCATTCATACATGCTGGACCATAAGCAGGAAGAACAATTATTTGAGGATATTTCCTGCGTTCTTTCTGAGCTTTCTATGCTTCACGAAGCCTTGCAGATGAACCATATGCCAGAGAACTTAAGTGAAAGTAATTTTAGAACATCTGATTCCAAGGGTAGTGAGAATATTAAAAAGTATAATGAACTCGCGACTAAGCTTCAAGGAATGTGCAAATCCATAAGGGTTACTCTGGATCATCATCTTTTCAGGGAGGAGTGTGAACTGTGGCCATTATTTGGGAAACATTTCACTGTAGAAGAACAGGACAAGATAGTGGGACGGATAATTGGAACAACTGGAGCTGAAGTTCTCCAATCAATGTTGCCATGGGTAACTTCCGCACTTACTCAAGATGAACAGAACAAAATGATGGACACATGGAAGCAGGCAACTAAAAACACTATGTTCAATGAATGGCTCACTGAATGCTGGAAAGATAGTCCAGCACCTATAACACAGATAGAAACATCAGATCATAACACTTCTCGAAGAG GTGCTGAATATCAAGAAAGCTTGGACCATAATGATCAAATGTTCAAGCCTGGTTGGAAAGACATATTCCGGATGAACCAGAATGAACTTGAGTCAGAGATCCGAAAGGTTTATCGTGATTCAACTCTTGATCCAAGGAGAAAGGCATACCTTGTGCAGAATCTGATGACAAG TCGTTGGATAGCTGCTCAGCAGAAATCACTGAAAGCCATAACTGAAGTAGCATCTAATGGTGAACAAATAGAAGGGCAGTCACCATCATTTCGGAACCCTGATAAACATGTGTATGGGTGTGAGCACTATAAGAGAAATTGTAAGCTACGAGCTGCATGTTGTGGCAAGTTAGTTACTTGCAGATTTTGTCATGACAATGTGAGCGATCACTCAATGGATAG AAAAGCAACATCAGAAATGATGTGTATGCGCTGCCTGAATATACAGCCGATAGGGCCTAAATGCATGACACCTTCATGTAACGAACTTTCAATGGCAAAATACTATTGCAACATATGCAAATTTTTTGATGATGAAAG GAATGTATATCATTGCCCATTTTGCAACATATGCCGTGTCGGACGAGGGCTTGGGATTGATTATTTCCATTGCATGAAATGCAATTGCTGCTTGGGCATAAGATCACAATCACATAAGTGCCTGGAAAAAGGCTTAGAAATGAATTGCCCAATTTGTTGTGATGATTTATTCACGTCAAGTGCTCCAGTTAGAGCTCTGCCTTGTGGCCATTATATGCATTCTGCTTGCTTTCAG GCATACACTTGTAGTCACTACACATGTCCGATCTGCAGCAAGTCATTGGGAGATATGGCG GTTTATTTTGGCATGCTTGACGCACTATTGGCTACTGAGGATCTTCCTGAAGAGTATAAGGACCGGTGTCAG GACATACTCTGCCATGACTGTGACAAAAAGGGCACTTCACGCTTCCATTGGTTATACCACAAATGTGGATTTTGTGGCTCTTACAATACCCGGGTGATTAAGGGTGAGGAATCAAATTCCAGCTGCTCTTACTCTTAG
- the LOC112790306 gene encoding zinc finger protein BRUTUS isoform X1, with product MTTPFSAGLKHLDGGGGLAVLSNSIDKVDSSSTSSSTALSGSVKCSKLVDSPILIFLFFHKAIRNELDALHRLAMAFATGNSSDIQPISQRYHFLSSMYRHHSNAEDEVIFPALDIRVKNVAKTYSLEHKGENNLFDHLFELLNSSTHNDESFARELASCTGALQTSVSQHMAKEEEQVFPLLIEKFSLEEQASLVWQFLCSIPVNMMTEFLPWLSRSISPDERLDLQNCLIKIVPEEKLLQKVIFKWMEGRSSVNTVDSCVKHSQVQSSSSPSTGKRKYSGSTLDDSDAIGSHPIDEILLWHNAIRKELSELAVETRKIQCSGDFTNLSSFNQRLQFIAEVCIFHSIAEDKVIFPAVDGELSFFQEHAEEESQFNDFRCLIEGIQSEGATSNSEVEFFSKLCSHADHIMETIERHFHNEEVQVLPLARKHFSFKRQCELLYQSLCMMPLKLIERVLPWLVGSLTAEETKMFLRNMQLAAPEMDSAIVTLFSGWACKARIEGLCLSSGASGCCPVQRLSDIEENIAWPSCACASASSVRDCLVLDKSDGNRKSFKRNLLESHNHGDITENPETENVQKQCFATRSCVPGLGVNSNNLGLSSISTAKSLRSLSFNSSAPSLNSSLFVWETESSSSDVGSAQRPIDTIFSFHKAIRKDLEYLDVESGKLSNGDEIVLRQFSGRFRLLWGLYRAHSNAEDDIVFPALESKEALHNVSHSYMLDHKQEEQLFEDISCVLSELSMLHEALQMNHMPENLSESNFRTSDSKGSENIKKYNELATKLQGMCKSIRVTLDHHLFREECELWPLFGKHFTVEEQDKIVGRIIGTTGAEVLQSMLPWVTSALTQDEQNKMMDTWKQATKNTMFNEWLTECWKDSPAPITQIETSDHNTSRRGAEYQESLDHNDQMFKPGWKDIFRMNQNELESEIRKVYRDSTLDPRRKAYLVQNLMTSRWIAAQQKSLKAITEVASNGEQIEGQSPSFRNPDKHVYGCEHYKRNCKLRAACCGKLVTCRFCHDNVSDHSMDRKATSEMMCMRCLNIQPIGPKCMTPSCNELSMAKYYCNICKFFDDERNVYHCPFCNICRVGRGLGIDYFHCMKCNCCLGIRSQSHKCLEKGLEMNCPICCDDLFTSSAPVRALPCGHYMHSACFQAYTCSHYTCPICSKSLGDMAVYFGMLDALLATEDLPEEYKDRCQDILCHDCDKKGTSRFHWLYHKCGFCGSYNTRVIKGEESNSSCSYS from the exons ATGACGACGCCGTTTTCGGCGGGGCTGAAGCACTTGGATGGAGGCGGAGGACTGGCGGTGCTCTCCAATTCCATCGACAAGGTTGATTCGTCCTCCACTTCCTCCTCGACGGCGCTCAGTGGCAGCGTCAAGTGCTCTAAGCTGGTAGACTCGCCCAttttgattttcttgttcttccacaaGGCGATTCGGAACGAGCTAGACGCGCTGCACCGTCTCGCCATGGCATTCGCCACCGGCAACTCCTCCGATATCCAGCCTATCTCCCAGCGCTACCATTTCCTCAGCTCCATGTACAGGCACCACTCCAATGCCGAAGACGAG GTGATTTTTCCAGCCCTTGATATACGTGTGAAGAATGTTGCAAAGACATATTCTCTTGAACACAAAggtgaaaacaatctttttgatcATCTATTTGAGCTGCTAAATTCTTCCACCCACAACGATGAAAGTTTTGCTAGAGAGTTAGCATCCTGCACAGGAGCTTTGCAGACGTCAGTTAGTCAACACATGGCAAAGGAAGAGGAGCAG GTATTTCCTTTGCTTATTGAGAAGTTCTCTCTCGAGGAGCAGGCATCTTTAGTTTGGCAGTTTCTTTGCAGTATTCCCGTGAACATGATGACAGAATTTCTTCCATGGCTTTCAAGATCCATATCACCTGATGAACGACTGGATTTGCAGAATTGCTTAATCAAGATAGTTCCAGAGGAAAAGCTTCTTCAAAAG GTTATTTTCAAGTGGATGGAAGGGAGAAGCAGTGTTAACACAGTTGACAGTTGTGTAAAACATTCTCAAGTTCAATCTAGTAGTAGCCCATCAACTGGAAAAAGGAAATATTCTGGATCTACCCTGGATGACTCTGATGCCATTGGATCACATCCTATAGATGAAATATTGCTCTGGCATAATGCAATTAGAAAAGAGCTAAGTGAGTTAGCAGTGGAGACCAGAAAGATACAATGTTCAGGGGATTTTACAAATCTATCCTCTTTTAATCAAAGATTGCAGTTCATTGCTGAAGTTTGTATATTTCATAG TATTGCTGAGGACAAAGTTATTTTTCCAGCAGTAGATGGAGAATTGTCATTTTTTCAGGAGCATGCTGAAGAAGAAAGCCAGTTTAATGACTTCCGGTGTTTGATTGAAGGTATTCAAAGTGAAGGAGCAACATCTAATTCAGAAGTTGAATTCTTTTCAAAGTTATGCTCACATGCTGATCATATAATGGAAACCATAGAGAGACATTTCCATAATGAAGAAGTTCAG GTCCTTCCACTTGCAAGAAAGCACTTTAGCTTTAAAAGGCAATGCGAACTTCTGTATCAAAGCTTGTGCATGATGCCTCTGAAATTGATTGAGCGCGTTCTTCCATGGTTGGTAGGATCATTAACTGCAGAAGAAACAAAGATGTTTCTGAGAAACATGCAGTTGGCAG CTCCAGAAATGGATTCTGCTATAGTTACACTCTTCTCTGGGTGGGCTTGCAAGGCTCGTATTGAAGGTCTATGTTTGTCTTCCGGTGCGTCAGGTTGCTGTCCTGTTCAAAGACTTTCTGATATTGAAGAAAACATTGCTTGGCCATCCTGCGCTTGTGCTTCCGCATCATCTGTAAGAGATTGTTTAGTATTAGACAAATCAGATGGGAACAGAAAGTCATTCAAGCGAAACCTATTAGAGTCCCACAACCATGGAGATATCACTGAAAATCCAGAGACTGAAAATGTCCAAAAACAATGTTTTGCTACTCGGTCTTGTGTGCCAGGTTTAGGAGTAAACAGTAACAATTTGGGGTTGAGTTCTATTTCTACAGCCAAGTCCTTGCGGTCCTTGTCTTTCAACTCTTCTGCCCCATCTCTTAATTCCAGTCTTTTTGTATGGGAAACAGAAAGCAGCTCATCTGATGTTGGATCTGCACAAAGACCAATTGATACCATATTTAGTTTCCACAAAGCTATACGAAAAGACTTGGAGTATCTAGATGTTGAATCTGGAAAGCTGAGTAATGGTGATGAGATAGTTCTTCGGCAATTTAGTGGAAGATTTCGTCTTTTATGGGGCTTATATAGAGCTCATAGTAATGCAGAAGATGATATAGTATTTCCAGCATTGGAGTCAAAAGAGGCACTTCATAATGTGAGTCATTCATACATGCTGGACCATAAGCAGGAAGAACAATTATTTGAGGATATTTCCTGCGTTCTTTCTGAGCTTTCTATGCTTCACGAAGCCTTGCAGATGAACCATATGCCAGAGAACTTAAGTGAAAGTAATTTTAGAACATCTGATTCCAAGGGTAGTGAGAATATTAAAAAGTATAATGAACTCGCGACTAAGCTTCAAGGAATGTGCAAATCCATAAGGGTTACTCTGGATCATCATCTTTTCAGGGAGGAGTGTGAACTGTGGCCATTATTTGGGAAACATTTCACTGTAGAAGAACAGGACAAGATAGTGGGACGGATAATTGGAACAACTGGAGCTGAAGTTCTCCAATCAATGTTGCCATGGGTAACTTCCGCACTTACTCAAGATGAACAGAACAAAATGATGGACACATGGAAGCAGGCAACTAAAAACACTATGTTCAATGAATGGCTCACTGAATGCTGGAAAGATAGTCCAGCACCTATAACACAGATAGAAACATCAGATCATAACACTTCTCGAAGAG GTGCTGAATATCAAGAAAGCTTGGACCATAATGATCAAATGTTCAAGCCTGGTTGGAAAGACATATTCCGGATGAACCAGAATGAACTTGAGTCAGAGATCCGAAAGGTTTATCGTGATTCAACTCTTGATCCAAGGAGAAAGGCATACCTTGTGCAGAATCTGATGACAAG TCGTTGGATAGCTGCTCAGCAGAAATCACTGAAAGCCATAACTGAAGTAGCATCTAATGGTGAACAAATAGAAGGGCAGTCACCATCATTTCGGAACCCTGATAAACATGTGTATGGGTGTGAGCACTATAAGAGAAATTGTAAGCTACGAGCTGCATGTTGTGGCAAGTTAGTTACTTGCAGATTTTGTCATGACAATGTGAGCGATCACTCAATGGATAG AAAAGCAACATCAGAAATGATGTGTATGCGCTGCCTGAATATACAGCCGATAGGGCCTAAATGCATGACACCTTCATGTAACGAACTTTCAATGGCAAAATACTATTGCAACATATGCAAATTTTTTGATGATGAAAG GAATGTATATCATTGCCCATTTTGCAACATATGCCGTGTCGGACGAGGGCTTGGGATTGATTATTTCCATTGCATGAAATGCAATTGCTGCTTGGGCATAAGATCACAATCACATAAGTGCCTGGAAAAAGGCTTAGAAATGAATTGCCCAATTTGTTGTGATGATTTATTCACGTCAAGTGCTCCAGTTAGAGCTCTGCCTTGTGGCCATTATATGCATTCTGCTTGCTTTCAG GCATACACTTGTAGTCACTACACATGTCCGATCTGCAGCAAGTCATTGGGAGATATGGCG GTTTATTTTGGCATGCTTGACGCACTATTGGCTACTGAGGATCTTCCTGAAGAGTATAAGGACCGGTGTCAG GACATACTCTGCCATGACTGTGACAAAAAGGGCACTTCACGCTTCCATTGGTTATACCACAAATGTGGATTTTGTGGCTCTTACAATACCCGGGTGATTAAGGGTGAGGAATCAAATTCCAGCTGCTCTTACTCTTAG